In the genome of Neofelis nebulosa isolate mNeoNeb1 chromosome 8, mNeoNeb1.pri, whole genome shotgun sequence, one region contains:
- the LOC131483833 gene encoding olfactory receptor 9K2-like — MSDRGTDNHSEVADFILVGFRVRSELHILLFLIFLLVYAMILLGNVGMMTIIMTDPRLNTPMYFFLGNLSFIDLFYSSVIAPKAMINFWSESKSISFAGCVTQLFLFALFIVAEGFLLAAMAYDRFIAICNPLLYSVQMSARLCTQLVAGSYLCGCISSVLQTSITFTLSFCASRAIDHFYCDDRPLQRLSCSDLYFHNMVTFFLCSIIILPTIIVIIVSYMYIVSTVLKIRSTEGRKKAFSTCSSHLGVVSVLYGAVIFMYFIPDRFPELSKVASLCYTLVTPMLNPLIYSLRNKDVKEALRKILGKKILLFNSILTVT, encoded by the coding sequence ATGAGTGACAGAGGAACAGACAATCACTCGGAAGTAGCTGACTTCATCCTTGTAGGCTTCAGAGTCCGTTCCGAGCTCCACATTCTCCTCTTCCTGATCTTTCTGCTTGTGTATGCCATGATCCTCCTAGGGAATGTTGGGATGATGACCATTATTATGACCGATCCCCGGCTGAACAcacccatgtatttcttcctagGCAACCTGTccttcattgatctcttctattcATCTGTTATTGCACCCAAGGCCATGATCAACTTCTGGTCTGAGAGCAAGTCCATCTCCTTTGCAGGTTGTGTGACCcagctctttctctttgccctcttcATCGTGGCGGAGGGATTTCTCCTGGCagccatggcctatgaccgcttcATTGCCATCTGCAACCCACTCCTCTACTCTGTCCAGATGTCAGCACGTCTCTGCACTCAGTTGGTGGCTGGTTCCTATTTATGCGGCTGCATCAGCTCAGTTCTTCAGACAAGCATAACATTTACTTTGTCCTTTTGTGCTTCCCGAGCCATTGACCACTTTTACTGTGATGACCGTCCACTTCAGAGACTATCTTGTTCTGATCTCTACTTTCATAACATGGTTACGTTTTTCTTATGCAGCATTATTATTTTGCCTACCATAATTGTCATTATTGTGTCCTATATGTATATTGTGTCCACAGTTCTAAAGATAAGATCCACTGAGGGACGTAAGAAAGCATTCTCCACTTGCAGCTCTCACCTGGGAGTCGTGAGTGTGTTGTACGGTGCcgtgatttttatgtatttcatccCTGATAGATTTCCTGAGCTGAGTAAAGTGGCCTCGTTATGTTACACCCTAGTCACTCCCATGCTGAATCCTTTGATTTACTCTCTGAGAAACAAAGATGTCAAAGAAGCTTTGAGAAagattctggggaaaaaaatacttttatttaattctatCTTAACAGTGACATAA
- the LOC131484007 gene encoding olfactory receptor 9K2-like codes for MGDRGTDNHSEVTDFILVGFRVRSELHILLFLIFLLVYAMILLGNVGMMTIIMTDSRLNTPMYFFLGNLSFIDLFYSSVIAPKAMINFWSESKSISFAGCVTQFCLFALFMVAEGFLLAAMAYDRFIAICNPLLYSVQMSARLCTQLVAGSYLCGCISSVLQTSTTFTLPFCGSRAIDHFFCDIRPLQRLSCSDLFIYRMISFSLSSIITLPTIIVIIVSYMYIVSTVLKIRSSEGRKKAFSTCSSHLGVVSVLYGAVFFTYLTPDRFPELSKVTSLCYTLVTPMLNPLIYSLRNKDVKEALKKLLEMKNAIH; via the coding sequence ATGGGTGACAGGGGAACAGACAATCACTCGGAAGTGACTGACTTCATCCTTGTAGGCTTCAGAGTCCGCTCCGAGCTCCACATTCTCCTGTTCCTGATCTTTCTGCTTGTGTATGCCATGATCCTCCTAGGGAATGTTGGGATGATGACCATTATTATGACCGATTCCCGGCTGAACAcacccatgtatttcttcctagGCAACCTGtctttcattgatctcttctattcGTCTGTTATTGCACCCAAGGCCATGATCAACTTCTGGTCTGAGAGCAAGTCCATCTCTTTTGCAGGCTGTGTGACCCAATTCTGTCTCTTTGCCCTCTTCATGGTGGCAGAGGGATTTCTCCTGGCagccatggcctatgaccgcttcATTGCCATCTGCAACCCACTCCTCTACTCTGTCCAGATGTCAGCACGTCTCTGCACTCAGTTGGTGGCTGGTTCCTATTTATGCGGCTGCATCAGCTCAGTTCTTCAGACAAGCACGACATTTACTTTGCCATTTTGTGGTTCTCGGGCTATTGACCACTTTTTCTGTGATATTCGCCCACTTCAGAGACTATCTTGTTCTGACCTCTTCATCTAtagaatgatttctttttccttatccaGCATCATTACCTTGCCTACAATAATTGTCATTATTGTGTCCTACATGTATATTGTATCCACAGTACTAAAGATACGCTCCTCCGAGGGACGTAAGAAAGCGTTCTCCACTTGTAGCTCTCACCTAGGAGTCGTGAGTGTGCTGTATGGTGCTGTGTTTTTTACATATCTCACTCCGGACAGATTTCCTGAGCTGAGTAAAGTGACCTCCTTATGCTATACCTTAGTCACTCCCATGTTGAATCCTTTGATTTACTCTCTGAGAAACAAAGATGTCAAAGAGGCTCTAAAAAaacttttagagatgaaaaatgcTATTCATTGA